The following coding sequences are from one Musa acuminata AAA Group cultivar baxijiao chromosome BXJ1-6, Cavendish_Baxijiao_AAA, whole genome shotgun sequence window:
- the LOC103988473 gene encoding transcription factor HEC3-like, with amino-acid sequence MENNISSNNGGSWDLEVSMGSQFPFDHTPLELFQTADPFQPHVNSPSFANTHASVQGGREGEQEEEEEALGAMKEMMYRIAAMQPVDIDPSTIKKPMRRNVRISDDPQSVAARHRRERISERIRILQRLVPGGTKMDTASMLDEAIRYVKFLKRQVHDLQSNPQPPAAQIGVVDGTVVGAVEWPATAEARASSSPSSSSSAMRAPLGLGFGFGEQGAHQPRH; translated from the coding sequence ATGGAGAATAACATTAGTAGCAACAATGGTGGCTCTTGGGATCTTGAGGTGAGCATGGGGAGTCAATTCCCCTTTGATCACACCCCTTTGGAATTGTTTCAGACTGCTGACCCATTCCAGCCCCACGTCAATTCTCCGAGCTTTGCTAACACCCATGCCAGCGTCCAAGGAGGGAGGGAAGGGGagcaggaagaggaagaggaagctctGGGGGCCATGAAGGAGATGATGTACAGGATCGCCGCCATGCAGCCGGTGGACATCGACCCCTCCACCATCAAGAAGCCCATGCGGCGCAACGTGCGGATCAGCGACGACCCGCAGAGCGTGGCGGCGCGGCACCGGCGCGAGCGGATCAGCGAGAGGATCCGCATCCTCCAGCGGCTCGTCCCGGGGGGCACCAAGATGGACACCGCCTCCATGCTCGACGAGGCCATTCGGTACGTCAAGTTCCTCAAGAGGCAGGTGCATGATCTGCAGTCCAACCCTCAGCCACCAGCAGCGCAGATCGGGGTGGTCGACGGGACGGTCGTCGGAGCCGTGGAGTGGCCCGCGACGGCTGAGGCTCGTGCCTCTTCTTcgccctcctcctcatcctccgccATGAGAGCTCCACTGGGACTAGGGTTCGGCTTCGGTGAGCAGGGTGCCCACCAGCCCAGGCACTAA